One Malus domestica chromosome 11, GDT2T_hap1 genomic region harbors:
- the LOC139189491 gene encoding uncharacterized protein, which produces MEDPNKHLKEFEVVCSSMTPVNVDGCILKMKAFPFSLMDKAKAWLYELAAGTVTSWESMKRAFLEKFFPTSRIILLRKKISGIQQEEGHASEKCPQLIENGGWESANAIGFQSQNQPRHDPYSNTYNPGWRDHPNFKWREPQQSQPQGGFRQQPPGFYTKPYAPPQVQPQSAPNASGTSLDNDALLKILTKLSQGQDDHTQAMQNQNKRVDHLEKQIGQIADFVGKFRDQGQLPSSTIPNPKGGFEKEEEGQPTAKVVPPLPQASNTPKLSNSSNKGNNVSNSVSTNVVPSNAPFPSRFVQTKKEEAEKDILETLRKVQVNIPLVGCNQASSEIRQVSKGAMHH; this is translated from the exons atggaggaccctaacaagcatttgaaagagtttgaggtggtttgctcaagcatgactccggttAACGTTGACGGatgtattttgaagatgaaggcttttccattctctttgatggacaaagccaaggctTGGTTATACGAATTGGCTGCCGGAACAGTTAcgtcttgggagagtatgaagagggcatttttggagaagttcttcccaacttctcgaatcATCCTTCTTCGTAAAAAGATAAGCGGTATTCAGCAAGAGGAAG gacatgcctccgaaaagtgtcctcaactcattgagaatggtggatgggagagcgcgaATGCCATTggatttcaaagccaaaatcagccaagacatgatccatactccaacacgtataatccagggtggagagaccatccaaacttcaagtggagggagccacAACAATctcaaccacaaggaggctttaggcaacaacccccgggtttctacaccaaaccatacgcaccccctcaagtccaaccacaatctgccccaaatgcttcaggtacgtctctagataatgatgcacttcttaagatactaaccaaGTTATCTCAGGGGCAAGACGATCACACccaagcaatgcaaaaccaaaacaaaagggtggatcacttggagaaacaaattgggcagattgcagaCTTTGTAGGGAAGTTTCGAGACCAAGGCcaacttcctagttctaccattccaaatccgaagggagggttcgaaa aggaggaagaaggacagcccacggcaaaggtggttccacctttgccgcaagcttcTAACACCCCAAAGTTGTCCAATTCGTCCAATAAGGGTAATAATGTGTCAAATTCAGTTTCTACTAATGTTGTGCCTTCGAATgctccttttcctagtaggtttgtgcaaacaaagaaggaagaagctgaaaaggacatccttgagacacttaggaaagttcaagtgaACATACCCCttgttggatgcaatcaagcaagttccgagATACGCCAAGTTTCTAAAGGAGCtatgcaccactag